A genomic segment from Ptychodera flava strain L36383 chromosome 23 unlocalized genomic scaffold, AS_Pfla_20210202 Scaffold_23__1_contigs__length_28996876_pilon, whole genome shotgun sequence encodes:
- the LOC139124294 gene encoding uncharacterized protein translates to MRTKSRTKGVTVKPETHHIGIQCNLIDARLLVNEVGLSQYPDDDDGEDDDDDGEDDDDEDQDEDVDDDDDGDGDDDFVSYQSDLSNQYLPQNIQSSAQDDPLNNANANQPHREEKFLVFRTELLALFDHCPQCNGPTHGDISKRVGSLIHVTQKCGKCGHIRTWISQPYLGKMPAGNLLTIRSNFIFRIHGYTKPEII, encoded by the exons ATGAGAACGAAAAGCCGAACTAAAG gaGTCACTGTGAAACCAGAAACCCACCATATTGGCATACAGTGCAACTTGATTGATGCCAGACTGCTTGTGAATGAAGTTGGTTTGTCACAGTAtccagatgatgatgatggtgaagatgatgatgatgatggtgaagatgatgatgatgaagatcaAGATGAAGAtgtagatgatgatgatgatggtgatggtgatgatgattttgTCTCCTACCAAAGTGACCTTTCTAATCAATACTTACCTCAAAACAT ACAATCATCAGCACAAGATGATCCACTTAACAATGCCAATGCTAATCAACCGCACAGAGAAGAAAAATTTCTAGTTTTTCGAACAGAGTTATTAGCACTGTTTGACCACTGCCCTCAGTGTAATGGACCAACTCATGGTGATATTTCTAAGAGGGTTGGTAGTCTGATCCATGTCACCCAAAAGTGTGGTAAGTGCGGACACATCCGTACTTGGATTAGCCAGCCGTATTTGGGAAAGATGCCTGCTGGTAATCTGCTCACTATCCGCAGCAATTTTATTTTCCGGATCCATGGTTACACAAAGCCTGAGATTATTTGA
- the LOC139123646 gene encoding uncharacterized protein, translated as MPNTDHYFDVWHVAKGISRKIESLGSQKDCSDLKAWKQSIINHLYWSAASTPDNRGEVIVAKWCSVIGHIQNTHTNHPDPLFTDCAHGPLEGEERNRLWIQPNSRAAVKLENLLTSKALLKDIGKLSAHYQTSSLEAFHSLLLHFAPKHTAFSNLGMQSRLILAGLHYNENSARPQAVNSEGQMRYSIVFPKYKKGDYTVRPIKIKPSYLYIQKLMETLFNDYLQHRRLMKQMSEQLSENLPGPMSSRMEHPDKDEAIDSFVSRFNAVV; from the exons ATGCCCAACACAGATCATTATTTTGATGTGTGGCATGTTGCTAAAG GAATCAGTCGAAAAATTGAATCCCTTGGGAGCCAAAAAGACTGCTCAGATTTAAAAGCATGGAAACAGTCTATCATCAATCATCTTTACTGGTCAGCTGCTTCAACTCCGGACAATAGGGGAGAAGTGATAGTGGCCAAGTGGTGTTCTGTCATAGGTCATATACAGAATACTCATACCAATCATCCAGACCCTCTGTTCACTGACTGTGCCCATGGACCACTTGAGGGAGAGGAGAGAAACAGGTTATGGATTCAACCAA ATAGTAGAGCTGCAGTTAAGTTGGAGAATCTCCTAACATCAAAGGCTTTGCTTAAAGACATTGGGAAGCTATCGGCTCACTATCAAACATCCAGTCTTGAAGCTTTTCACAGCCTTCTGcttcattttgcaccaaaacaCACTGCCTTCTCAAACTTGGGAATGCAAAGCAG GCTGATACTGGCAGGGCTTCACTACAATGAAAATAGTGCCAGACCTCAAGCAGTCAATAGTGAAGGCCAGATGAGGTATTCCATTGTCTTCCCAAAGTACAAAAAAGGAGATTACACTGTACGTCCGATAAAGATAAAACCAAGCTAtt TATACATCCAGAAACTCATGGAAACACTGTTTAACGACTATCTACAACATCGAAGACTGATGAAACAGATGAGTGAGCAGCTCAGTGAAAACCTTCCAGGTCCCATGTCATCTAGGATGGAACATCCAGACAAGGATGAAGCGATAGATTCCTTTGTCAGCCGCTTCAATGCAGTGGTCTGA